The following coding sequences lie in one Massilia sp. KIM genomic window:
- a CDS encoding YdeI family protein yields MSEPVFFASAREFRAWLQAHAHEGGELLVGFHKVGSGRPCMSWSESVDQALCFGWIDGVRKRVDEDTYTIRFTPRKAGSIWSAVNIDKVARLRAEGLMTEAGEQAFARRSEARSRVYAHERETPAELAPEALARFQGEAQAWAYFETCPPGYRSQLLHWVTSAKKEETRAARLQRLIEACARGQRL; encoded by the coding sequence ATGAGCGAACCGGTGTTCTTCGCCAGCGCCCGGGAATTCCGCGCCTGGCTGCAGGCGCACGCCCACGAGGGCGGCGAACTCCTGGTGGGTTTCCACAAGGTGGGCAGCGGACGGCCCTGCATGAGCTGGTCCGAGTCGGTCGACCAGGCCCTGTGCTTCGGCTGGATCGACGGCGTGCGCAAGCGCGTCGACGAGGACACCTACACGATCCGCTTCACGCCGCGCAAGGCCGGTTCGATCTGGAGCGCGGTGAACATCGACAAGGTCGCGCGCCTGCGCGCCGAGGGCCTGATGACCGAAGCCGGCGAACAGGCTTTCGCGCGCCGCAGCGAAGCGCGCTCGCGCGTGTATGCGCACGAGCGCGAGACGCCGGCCGAGCTGGCGCCCGAGGCGCTCGCGCGCTTCCAGGGCGAAGCCCAGGCCTGGGCCTACTTCGAGACCTGTCCGCCCGGCTACCGCAGCCAGCTTCTGCACTGGGTGACCAGCGCGAAGAAGGAAGAGACGCGCGCCGCGCGCCTGCAGCGCCTGATCGAGGCCTGCGCGCGCGGGCAGCGCCTCTAG
- a CDS encoding outer envelope protein, whose translation MSKTIRAACCAALALAAGAAQAVDWADNALSWRYGTRFAEPFNPDHINKHVLAFTHASGYKYGSNYFNLDVLKSDSKDPRSLTDSTGALEAYLLYRHTLDLGKLSGKELRFGPVRGVGLTGGFDFNFKEDVGYNSRKRMWVLGPTLMLDVPGFLNASLLLIHESNAPHGAFPPISNVGGRRYTFENHPMLNLSWGIPINERWAFEGYANFIAEKGPDEVGNPTSAETNIDMQLMYDVGAHFGQKKNRFRVGLEYQFWNNKFGNSRASTGGRGQRASTPMVRAEYHF comes from the coding sequence ATGAGCAAGACCATCCGCGCCGCCTGCTGCGCCGCACTGGCCCTGGCCGCCGGCGCGGCCCAGGCCGTCGACTGGGCCGACAACGCGCTCAGCTGGCGCTACGGCACCCGCTTCGCCGAGCCCTTCAATCCGGACCACATCAACAAGCACGTGCTGGCCTTCACCCACGCCAGCGGCTACAAGTACGGCAGCAACTACTTCAACCTGGACGTGCTCAAGTCCGACAGCAAGGATCCGCGCTCGCTCACCGACAGCACCGGCGCCCTGGAAGCCTATCTGCTCTACCGGCACACCCTCGACCTCGGAAAGCTGAGCGGCAAGGAGCTGCGCTTCGGGCCGGTGCGCGGCGTCGGCCTGACCGGCGGCTTCGACTTCAACTTCAAGGAAGACGTCGGCTACAACTCGCGCAAGCGCATGTGGGTGCTGGGGCCGACCCTGATGCTGGACGTGCCGGGCTTCCTGAACGCCAGCCTGCTGCTGATCCACGAGAGCAATGCGCCGCACGGGGCCTTCCCGCCGATCTCGAACGTGGGCGGACGCCGCTACACCTTCGAGAACCACCCGATGCTCAACCTGAGCTGGGGCATCCCGATCAACGAGCGCTGGGCTTTCGAGGGCTATGCCAACTTCATCGCCGAGAAGGGTCCGGACGAGGTGGGCAACCCGACCAGCGCCGAGACCAACATCGACATGCAGCTCATGTACGACGTGGGCGCGCATTTCGGGCAGAAGAAGAACCGCTTCCGGGTCGGGCTCGAATACCAGTTCTGGAACAACAAGTTCGGCAACTCGCGCGCCAGCACCGGCGGCCGGGGACAGCGGGCCAGCACGCCGATGGTGCGGGCCGAGTACCACTTCTAA